The Vibrio sp. 10N DNA window CGTTTCCGCCACTCCAATCTGAGCACTTTGTGCGTGAGCTTGAAGTTCAGCAACCTGCAAATCAGGGCGTCTCATCACTAGGTTGGCATCGATCGTGGCGCTGAGAGTCGGGGCCTTTGGTACAATGGATCCGTCTTCATCCTCTGATATCAACGACTTTGAACCCGATGAACGAAAGCGCTGTTCATAGTCAGCGAGTCTTTGTGTCATGCCATCTTCGAGCAGAGGATCGACTTGCTCTGGTAATAGCCCCAACAATACCGCCAGCGCATTGCGCGCTTGTAACATGGCGATTTCAAGTCCGGGTAACGCGGCTTTGGTAGTAAAGAGTTGGTTGCGAGCTTGCTGTACGTCCAGCTCGGTGACATTGCCAGATTCGAATTGAACCCGAGTAATGTTGACGACACGCTCCTGAATCTCAATATTTCGCTCGGATAACAGCATGCGCTCTTGGAAAGAGCGATAGTTAATGTAGTTTCGTGCCACCTCTGACGTGATGGTCACCAATATGTCATTGTAAGAAGCAATTGAGGCGTAGTATGTGGCTTGGGCGGCTTCAATACCGCGTGCATATTTACCCCAAACATCCATTTCCCAACCGGCATCGAAACTGATGGCAGCGTTATCGAACGAGCTTTCGTTTACATACGCCCGTGCAAGGTTGCCAGATACCGCTTGTACTTGCGGGTAGCGAAGCCCATCTGTAATCCCTAATACCGCTCTGGCTTGCAAAATACGAAGCCCAGCGGCTTCGACATCCAGATTTTGCTGCGCGGCGCGCTCGACGAGTTGGTTGAGGGTGGGGTCATTAAATTGTTGCCACCAATTGGCCGTCGATTGTGTACTCGACTCGGTTTCGCTATCACTCCACGACTGAGGGAGTACCACCTTGCTACTGGGCGTAAATTCGGGGCCAAGCGTGGTGCATGCCGTCATTAACAATGTCGTGATAGAGGCTAAGAGTAGCCGATGGCTCATCATTATTTTGTCCCTAAAAT harbors:
- a CDS encoding TolC family protein; this translates as MMSHRLLLASITTLLMTACTTLGPEFTPSSKVVLPQSWSDSETESSTQSTANWWQQFNDPTLNQLVERAAQQNLDVEAAGLRILQARAVLGITDGLRYPQVQAVSGNLARAYVNESSFDNAAISFDAGWEMDVWGKYARGIEAAQATYYASIASYNDILVTITSEVARNYINYRSFQERMLLSERNIEIQERVVNITRVQFESGNVTELDVQQARNQLFTTKAALPGLEIAMLQARNALAVLLGLLPEQVDPLLEDGMTQRLADYEQRFRSSGSKSLISEDEDGSIVPKAPTLSATIDANLVMRRPDLQVAELQAHAQSAQIGVAETALYPSFSLFGSIGIDSSVPAGSRFSFNDSLTLIAGPSFSWNIFQYGRVKNNIRLEDARFQEAMTNYNKKVLQAVQEVTNAMEAYELYVEQKALRLQSVNASVRAFNISLTQYENGQISFERLLNSVEKMTRSEDSYAQIKGNVANQVVALYKSLGGGWQIQSGQRFVSPDNVEQMQQRTDWDGQLDENYTVVPELQFRTASAKEEP